Proteins encoded by one window of Culicoides brevitarsis isolate CSIRO-B50_1 chromosome 2, AGI_CSIRO_Cbre_v1, whole genome shotgun sequence:
- the LOC134830476 gene encoding chromatin assembly factor 1 subunit B: protein MKCQIPEISWHNRDPVLSVDIQPRCGKKWRLASGGTDSHVLIWYLQHTETGQIELECAADLARHQRAVNVVRWSPNGELLASGDDESVIFIWKLKGENEAVNILDDTNEQDKEIWITLKILRGHMEDVYDLAWSPSSSQLISASVDNTAMIWDVTRGKHSHIFQEHQGFVQGVTWDPQNKYVATLSSDRNFRVFSLASKKMLARSGKGVLPVPKDHFLAAEPARLYHDDTLQSFFRRLSFSPDGSIVVAPAGVANEGKKPVHTTYIYTRNNWKTPAIVLPSPDQYTVATRFCPLLFKLDGVSKENPPVIPLPYRMIFAVATRSSVYLYDTQQKSPFAVVSNIHYARLTDLAWSEDGEFLIVSSTDGFCSIIVFEKGELGEIYDAKSKNLVENVEPVIIEAGDKIIEIPCDKILSVDQKFASPEKKETPVTPIAVRRHPRTNQENEVKTPPKDEKTSNTPKTSKTPQPIAIRRQPRVQASSQKAANNEAKVSQVASMADEAVDAWPIDEPKPLSASETFMSPGESDKTQDIHLVVEDDEGEAPTKTEEEEQKMEVDEEKETEVVEDAPKTPRRVEFRTISTPKSKKKLL, encoded by the exons ATGAAGTGCCAAATTCCTGAAATATCCTGGCACAATCGCGATCCGGTGCTGAGTGTCGATATCCAGCCACGATGCGGCAAGAAATGGCGCCTCGCGAGCGGCGGAACTGATTCCCACGTTTTG ATTTGGTACTTGCAACACACAGAAACGGGCCAAATTGAGCTAGAATGTGCTGCGGACTTGGCACGCCATCAAAGGGCGGTAAATGTGGTACGATGGTCGCCGAATGGCGAGCTTCTGGCATCTGGCGATGATGAAAGTGTCATTTTTATCTGGAAGCTGAAGGGAGAAAACGAAGCTGTGAATATTTTGG ACGACACCAACGAACAAGATAAAGAAATATGGATTACCTTGAAGATATTGCGCGGGCACATGGAAGACGTTTACGATTTGGCATGGAGTCCTTCATCATCGCAGCTCATTAGTGCCTCCGTGGACAATACAGCGATGATTTGGGACGTCACCCGGGGCAAACATTCGCACATTTTCCAGGAACATCAGGGTTTCGTGCAAGGCGTCACCTGGGATCCGCAAAATAAATATGTCGCCACGCTGTCGTCCGATCGGAATTTCCGCGTGTTTAGCTTggcatcgaaaaaaatgttggcgCGCAGTGGAAAAGGCGTCTTACCGGTGCCAAAGGATCATTTTCTCGCAGCAGAACCAGCGCGATTGTATCACGATGACACACTGCAATCGTTTTTCCGACGTCTCAGCTTCAGCCCGGATGGATCAATTGTCGTGGCGCCCGCTGGCGTCGCAAATGAGGGCAAAAAACCCGTTCACACAACGTACATTTACACACGGAACAACTGGAAAAC gCCTGCCATTGTGCTCCCGAGTCCCGATCAGTACACCGTTGCGACGCGTTTTTGTCCCCTTCTTTTCAAACTGGATGGCGTTTCGAAAGAAAACCCTCCTGTCATCCCACTGCCTTATCGCATGATTTTCGCTGTAGCGACCCGTTCTTCGGTTTATTTGTACGATACGCAACAAAAAAGTCCCTTTGCTGTCGTCTCGAACATCCATTATGCGCGTCTCACGGATTTAGCGTGGTCTGAAGACGGCGAATTTCTCATTGTCTCCAGCACTGACGGATTTTGCTCGATAATTGTCTTCGAAAAGGGCGAACTTGGCGAAATTTACGACGCCAAAAGCAAGAATCTCGTGGAAAATGTCGAACCGGTCATCATCGAAGCCGGAGATAAAATCATCGAAATCCCTTGTGACAAAATTCTGAGTGTCGATCAGAAATTTGCGTCGCCCGAGAAGAAAGAAACGCCCGTGACGCCAATTGCGGTGCGTCGTCATCCCCGAACGAATCAagaaaatgaagtaaaaaccCCGCCAAAGGacgaaaaaacatcaaatacaCCGAAAACGAGCAAAACTCCGCAACCCATAGCGATTCGTAGACAACCACGTGTTCAAGCGTCATCACAAAAAGCCGCGAATAACGAGGCGAAAGTATCGCAAGTGGCATCGATGGCAGATGAAGCAGTTGATGCATGGCCTATTGACGAACCAAAACCACTTTCGGCATCGGAGACCTTTATGTCGCCCGGCGAGAGCGATAAGACGCAAGATATCCACTTGGTAGTTGAGGACGATGAGGGCGAAGCGCCGACAAAGACTGAAGAAGAGGAGCAAAAAATGGAGGTCGATGAGGAAAAGGAGACGGAAGTTGTCGAGGATGCTCCTAAAACGCCGCGCCGCGTCGAGTTTCGGACAATTTCGACACCGAAATCCAAGAAAAAGTTGCTCTAA
- the LOC134829451 gene encoding integrator complex subunit 14 — translation MPTIIALDVSLSMTRTVPGNNSQTFHSLAVHGINTFLDYLQENSRLEQVSLIVYSSSYETVVDFTRDYDLIRQALGKVEHYDKTCLETVLHAINNRFQTTWGVQNYCQLIVVSDCGIGIGQNSVRAMIMARKHATITPVDPLPFQYPSNICFICVGDMNDSVFKQGTQLYQQLLDVSKQKGQLFTPAPEKSESEAALTKNSVEAMFQAMSVKNYQPFQAVLKCGAYSKLHSNIIIWPSPLPHVAKDIFGVETTRFISRQIEICGYLSLSDIGSPTYISRHLILPKAGGENDKVRNEFEKLESEIRNFYSKIDGGPLEDEASGGSSMSSSQIPNDSNKESVCVLLHGALKIENVAALTLLAENWFGFIYSYADSKKKSNLMLTVLPPGADVVPWLGDLRYLGTMEDALPGENLSFPVKPTEKRSYSANIVGGCWIRQAGLQSDIQKVLRHAKKLPEKTQHFYKELNRIKRAALSLGFVELLEGLAIILEREIPLLPPNASPDCSIQLKHSANELRKMIKQDFKALIVALPTKYNQIQ, via the exons ATTGTCTACTCAAGTTCCTATGAAACTGTCGTGGATTTCACTCGGGACTACGATTTGATACGTCAAGCCTTGGGAAAAGTCGAGCATTATGACAAAACGTGCTTGGAAACGGTCTTGCATGCCATCAATAATCGCTTCCAAACCACATGGGGCGTCCAAAATTACTGCCAG tTGATCGTGGTCTCGGATTGCGGCATCGGGATCGGCCAAAACTCCGTTCGAGCGATGATAATGGCGAGAAAACATGCGACAATCACTCCCGTTGATCCGCTGCCTTTCCAATATCCGAGCAACATCTGTTTCATCTGCGTCGGGGACATGAACGACTCCGTTTTCAAGCAAGGAACGCAACTTTATCAACAATTGCTGGATGTTTCGAAGCAAAAAGGGCAACTTTTCACGCCAGCACCCGAAAAATCCGAATCTGAAGCTGCTTTGACGAAAAATTCGGTTGAAGCGATGTTTCAGGCGATGTCCGTGAAGAATTATCAACCTTTTCAAGCGGTCCTCAAATGCGGGGCTTATTCGAAACTTCATTCCAACATCATTATATGGCCTTCTCCCTTACCGCATGTCGCTAAAGACATTTTTGGCGTCGAAACAACACGTTTTATCTCGCGCCAAATTGAGATTTGCGGATATTTGAGCTTGTCTGACATTGGTTCGCCCACTTACATCAGTCGACATCTCATTCTGCCCAAAGCTGGAGGTGAAAATGACAAAGTTCgcaatgaatttgaaaaattagagtCTGAAATTCGTAATTTCTATTCGAAAATCGACGGAGGACCTTTGGAAGATGAAGCTTCGGGCGGTAGCAGCATGTCCTCATCCCAAATCCCGAACGATTCGAACAAAGAATCCGTTTGTGTGTTACTTCATGGCGCTCTAAAGATCGAAAATGTCGCTGCCTTGACCCTTTTAGCCGAAAACTGGTTCGGATTTATCTACTCGTATGCCGACAGCAAGAAAAAATCGAATCTCATGTTGACGGTTTTGCCGCCGGGAGCTGATGTTGTACCCTGGTTGGGGGATTTGCGGTATTTGGGCACGATGGAAGACGCTTTGCCGGgcgaaaatttgagttttccgGTGAAACCGACGGAAAAACGAAGTTATTCGGCGAATATTGTGGGCGGATGTTGGATTAGACAGGCAGGATTGCAAAGTGACATTCAAAAAGTGCTGAGACACGCGAAAAAATTACCCGAAAAGACGCAACATTTCTACAAGGAGCTAAATAGGATCAAGAGAGCAGCATTATCGCTTGGATTTGTGGAGTTACTCGAAGGATTGGCGATAATTTTGGAACGAGAGATACCTCTGTTGCCTCCGAATGCAAGTCCTGACTGCTCAATTCAACTGAAACATTCCGCAAATGAACTACGGAAAATGATTAAACAAGATTTCAAGGCATTAATTGTGGCTTTGCCGACCAAATACAATcagattcaataa
- the LOC134829456 gene encoding replication factor C subunit 5, protein MKKDAMASTKNAPNLPWVEKYRPATLNDLISHQEIISTINKFIKQNQLPHLLFYGPPGTGKTSTILAIAKQLYTPQQMSSMILELNASDDSGIGTVRGPILNFASTRTIFSGGFKLIILDEADAMSKDAQNALRRIIEKYTDNVRFCIICNYLSKIIPALQSRCTRFRFGPLAPEQILPRLDHVIDAEGVKVTEDGKKALMKLSDGDMRKVINVLQSTWMSFKNVTEETVYTCVGHPQPRDIETIVNWLLNTESIKEIYQKIQELKIQKGLALENILREVHLFVQRIELPHRVISKLIMRMAAIEERLACGCVEEPQISALISAFYIARNEVSIE, encoded by the exons atgaaaaaagacgCCATGGCATCGACGAAAAATGCCCCGAACCTTCCGTGGGTCGAGAAATATCGCCCGGCAACGTTAAACGACCTAATTTCGCATCAAGAAATCATCAGCACGA tcaataaattcatcaaacaGAACCAATTGCCGCATTTGCTGTTCTATGGACCTCCTGGCACGGGAAAAACGAGCACAATTCTCGCAATTGCCAAACAACTCTACACTCCCCAGCAAATGTCTTCGATGATTTTGGAACTGAATGCGTCGGATGACAGCGGAATTGGCACCGTTCGTGGTCCAATTCTCAATTTTGCCTCAACTCGCACGATTTTTAGCGGGGGATTCAAGCTCATTATTCTCGATGAGGCGGATGCCATGTCAAAAGATGCTCAAAATGCGCTTCGAAGAa tcatcGAAAAGTACACCGACAACGTTCGTTTCTGCATCATTTGCAATTATTTGAGCAAAATTATTCCCGCTTTGCAGTCTCGATGCACGCGTTTCCGTTTTGGACCATTGGCGCCGGAACAGATTTTGCCTCGTTTGGATCACGTTATCGACGCGGAAGGCGTCAAAGTCACGGAAGATGGTAAAAAAGCTCTTATGAAATTGTCCGATGGTGACATGCGAAAAGTCATCAATGTGCTTCAAAGCACGTGGATGTCGTTCAAAAATGTCACCGAGGAGACCGTCTACACGTGCGTTGGGCATCCGCAACCGCGCGACATTGAGACAATCGTTAATTGGCTGTTAAATACCGAAAGTATCaaggaaatttatcaaa aaattcaAGAACTGAAGATCCAAAAGGGGCTTGCCCTTGAAAATATTCTTCGGGAAGTTCATTTGTTCGTACAAAGAA ttgaATTGCCTCATCGTGTGATAAGTAAGTTAATAATGAGGATGGCTGCCATTGAGGAACGTCTCGCTTGTGGATGTGTCGAAGAACCGCAAATTTCTGCCTTGATTTCGGCTTTTTACATTGCTCGTAATGAAGTCTCGATTGAATAA
- the LOC134829452 gene encoding transcription factor grauzone-like — protein MLNKSCYLCLQVINDPFFDSKSLEEVKEQIETVFKIELTNDPEDAKICPFCADKLQISLELYQIIIESQNLLSQQKVECNLELVKVEEPTISEKLPVIKLERIIVDDPVLPKLKKKREKTSPKQRKKKEKYDLVEEISLKTEKIDDNEALEDEEKSKSKKNREKDRPLRCNQFIDKAQLDEEDRQIKEFFHFSCEQCSESFERFFLYKNHRYEKHGDPNASIVCCGLRLNKRIRLLDHMIFHTNPSMFKCPDCDKQLQNRTHLRDHRQQHHQLPKRSGVTHQCEICSKTFQRIRTLQNHMDTHLPKHEKEAKKLFLCNECPGVAFKLKAQIARHMRKIHLKLYNFICDICAKTFKNKNDFLYHYRSMHDVKPLPKMKCHLCNALLLNEKCLNAHIARIHKHGGPHECPICGKIAPSSQALRQHRIYVHESERKFKCTHCGKGFKREVEMKEHVTTHIGGALYTCQFCEKTFNSGANMYAHRKRMHPVEHQRMVQEKLNK, from the exons atgttgaataaatCATGTTATTTGTGTCTCCAAGTCATCAACGATccattttttgactcaaaatctTTAGAAGAAGTAAAGGAACAGATCGAAACCGTATTCAAAATTGag CTCACAAATGATCCGGAAGATGCCAAAATTTGCCCATTTTGTGCAGATAAACTACAAATATCGCTTGAATTATATCAAATAATCATCgaatctcaaaatttactgAGCCAACAGAAGGTAGAATGTAATTTAGAGCTCGTTAAAGTTGAGGAACCGACGATATCAGAGAAACTTCCTGTGATAAAACTCGAAAGAATTATCGTAGATGACCCAGTTTTGccgaaattgaagaaaaaaagggagaaaacTTCACCGAAACAGcggaaaaagaaagaaaaatacgatttggttgaagaaatttcgttaaaaacagAGAAAATTGATGACAACGAAGCTTTAGAAGATGAAGAAAAgtcaaaatcgaagaaaaatcgtgaaaaagaTCGACCTTTGAGATGCAATCAGTTCATCGACAAAGCTCAACTCGACGAAGAAGACCGCcaaatcaaagaatttttccatttctcgTGTGAACAATGCTCGGAATCCTTCGAACGTttctttttatacaaaaatcatCGATACGAAAAGCACGGCGATCCGAACGCTTCAATTGTTTGTTGTGGTCTTCGTTTAAACAAGCGGATTCGATTGCTGGATCACATGATTTTCCACACAAATCCCTCGATGTTCAAATGTCCCGACTGTGACAAGCAACTTCAGAATCGAACTCACCTCAGAGACCATCGACAGCAACATCATCAGCTCCCAAAACGAAGCGGCGTCACCCATCAATGcgaaatttgctcaaaaaccTTTCAGCGGATACGAACTTTGCAAAATCACATGGACACCCATTTGCcaaaacatgaaaaagaagcgaaaaaaCTCTTTTTGTGCAACGAATGTCCCGGCGTTGCGTTCAAACTGAAAGCTCAAATTGCGAGGCACATGCGAAAAATCCATCTGAAGCTCTACAACTTCATTTGCGACATTTGTGCGAAaacttttaagaataaaaatgactttttgtaTCACTACCGCAGCATGCACGACGTGAAACCGCTCCCGAAAATGAAGTGTCATCTTTGTAACGCTCTGCTGCTGAACGAAAAGTGTCTCAATGCTCATATCGCGAGAATTCACAAGCATGGCGGGCCTCACGAGTGTCCCATTTGCGGTAAAATAGCGCCAAGTAGTCAAGCGTTGAGGCAACACAGGATTTATGTGCACGAGTCGGAGCGGAAATTCAAGTGCACGCATTGCGGCAAGGGATTCAAGCGGGAAGTTGAGATGAAGGAACATGTCACGACGCATATCGGAGGAGCGCTGTACACGTGTCAGTTTTGCGAGAAGACTTTTAATTCGGGAGCCAATATGTATGCGCATCGGAAGAGAATGCATCCCGTGGAGCATCAGAGGATGGTGCAggaaaagttgaataaatga
- the LOC134832401 gene encoding uncharacterized protein LOC134832401 — protein MEKLCRLCLAVYSPHDESYGNDEFIEKSALKTQNLIQKIFGIELHFPPGEDDIMCATCCKYLEISHQFFEMVVKAQDYLLETEPKFAVVATDGEVVAEGLSYNEALGETEIKIEETKLEPATKNVSEAPVTIKSVEEEEDDLISQYFDLSCSMCSVPPFQKFFDFKAHMRTEHFQPNVIITCCNFKFDKRVALLEHITYHQNPEKFKCKECDKQFTAAKKLSNHVKTIHGPRDALKHECQVCGKRFLLSCTLKTHMEIHLTEEEREARTLYCDLCGSGCMSKYKLEKHMEQVHLNKNLYVCDICAKVYKTKSQYRYHYTTAHTEAAKQPKVQCDICEKFFLNEQCLRMHIKGMHAERGNHVCNVCGKVSQTIRALRSHKRYMHMASRKFACNICEKAFKVADALKEHMQVHLGGTLYNCDFCERTFNSRSNMYAHRKATHPVELAKMRQEKQEKGLKYLFGGELGITQIRGVLIEEIRDDFPALHCASGEEIDSLDEQLNIFQGPELFAIHGWFDGGISAGEFFDGITIAVVIAQQWHVSFLAPAFIEFELWPEDAVKVLFDSLLGGKRIIELRIDRILPDIIMSQCRLCLSPKKPLKDWNEALDEGKSEKGTVKETLLKIFRLDELQEQQNGAICDACFEKLQEIHEFYERILESHRVLSEKSSKNASEVPSDVDCDTNFSTELPKIAPQSLKKVQKSSKKHQQSQEDQIIKEFYGLRCQQCTEMPSFDTLNKLRDHNRAAHSLKVTTIECCSKIFKKRGQLLDHAKSHINPEELTCLECNKICANRYRLKLHAAQHQNSQKSFACPTCEKRFLTSCNLKAHEKTHLSSEEKAAMKTHVCQTCQSAFMSKSLLAHHIRQIHEKRYTCICDICARSFKTKMHFLSHYRHVHTNPDQIRVQCQICGKWVANEQALKKHVRLNHDDPGPHVCSECGKEAPTKNALISHERYMHKSANKFKCQFCVKCFKKPIHLREHLTTHLGGVLYRCDFCEKTFNSGANYFKHRKQKHAEELKKKGGKGKNCWSNLKF, from the exons atggaaaaattgtgTCGTTTGTGTCTCGCGGTGTATTCGCCACACGATGAGAGTTACGGAAATGatgaatttatcgaaaaaagtgccctgaaaacgcaaaatttgatacaaaaaatcttCGGTATTGAA CTCCATTTTCCGCCCGGCGAAGACGACATAATGTGCGCTACATGTTGCAAATATCTCGAAATCTCCCACCAATTCTTCGAAATGGTCGTCAAAGCGCAAGATTACCTGCTGGAAACTGAACCAAAGTTTGCTGTTGTTGCCACCGATGGGGAAGTTGTCGCCGAAGGACTCAGTTACAACGAAGCTTTGGGCGAAActgagataaaaattgaagaaacaaAACTCGAACCTGCTACAAAAAACGTTTCCGAAGCTCCAGTCACCATAAAATCcgtcgaagaagaagaagacgaccTAATTTCGCAGTATTTTGATCTCTCGTGTTCCATGTGTTCCGTTCCGCCATTCCAAAAGTTCTTCGATTTCAAGGCACACATGCGAACGGAACATTTTCAGCCAAATGTCATCATCACCTGttgtaatttcaaatttgacaaaCGCGTTGCTCTGCTCGAACACATCACATATCACCAAAATccggaaaaattcaaatgcaaAGAGTGCGATAAGCAATTCACCGCTGCCAAAAAACTCTCGAATCACGTAAAAACGATCCATGGGCCACGAGATGCTCTCAAGCACGAATGTCAGGTGTGTGGAAAACGCTTTTTATTGTCTTGCACGTTGAAAACTCACATGGAAATCCATCTCACGGAAGAAGAACGTGAAGCCAGGACACTTTATTGCGATCTCTGTGGCAGCGGATGCATGTCAAAGTACAAATTGGAGAAACACATGGAACAAGTGCATCTCAACAAAAATCTCTACGTTTGCGATATTTGTGCAAAAGTCTACAAAACGAAGAGCCAATATCGGTATCATTACACGACGGCACATACCGAAGCGGCGAAACAGCCAAAAGTTCAATGCGACAtttgtgaaaagtttttcctgaATGAGCAGTGTTTGAGGATGCACATCAAGGGAATGCACGCGGAAAGGGGAAATCATGTCTGTAACGTTTGTGGAAAAGTATCGCAAACGATAAGGGCACTGAGGTCTCATAAGCGATACATGCACATGGCAAGTAGGAAATTCGCTTGTAATATTTGTGAAAAGGCGTTTAAAGTGGCGGATGCGTTAAAAGAACACATGCAAGTGCATTTGGGAGGCACCTTGTACAATTGTGACTTTTGTGAGAGGACTTTTAATTCGAGATCGAACATGTATGCCCATCGAAAAGCGACGCATCCTGTCGAATTGGCAAAAATGCGACAGGAGAAGCAGGAAAAgggattgaaat ACCTCTTTGGCGGAGAACTTGGCATCACCCAAATTCGTGGCGTGCTGATTGAGGAAATTCGCGACGACTTCCCAGCGTTGCACTGTGCCAGCGGGGAAGAGATTGACAGCCTTGATGAGCAACTGAATATTTTCCAGGGTCCAGAGTTGTTTGCGATTCACGGCTGGTTTGACGGCGGAATTAGCGCTGGGG AATTTTTCGACGGCATCACGATCGCTGTTGTCATCGCCCAACAATGGCACGTTTCGTTTCTCGCTCCAGCGTTTATTGAGTTCGAATTGTGGCCCGAGGACGCCGTAAAAGTCCTTTTCGACAGCTTGTTGGGAGGGAAGCGTATCATCGAACTCCGGATCGACCGAATC CTTCCGGACATCATCATGAGCCAATGTCGCCTTTGTTTGAGCCCAAAAAAGCCTTTAAAAGACTGGAATGAGGCTTTAGACGAAGGAAAATCCGAAAAAGGGACTGTTAAAGAGACTTTGCTGAAAATTTTCCGTCTTGACGAGCTTCAGGAACAACAAAATGGAGCAATTTGTGATGCCTGCTTTGAAAAACTTCAAGAAATTCACGAGTTTTATGAAAGAATTTTGGAAAGTCATCgagttttaagtgaaaaatcatcgaaaaatgCCTCGGAAGTGCCTTCAGATGTCGATTGtgatacaaatttttccaCCGAATTGCCTAAAATTGCTCCGCAAAGCCTAAAAAAGGTTCAAAAGTCATCGAAAAAACATCAACAGTCCCAAGAAGATCAAATAATCAAAGAATTTTACGGGCTACGATGTCAACAATGCACGGAAATGCCTTCTTTTGATACTTTAAACAAATTACGGGATCATAATCGAGCTGCACATTCCCTCAAAGTCACCACGATCGAAtgttgttcgaaaattttcaagaaacgCGGTCAATTATTGGATCACGCCAAGAGTCACATCAACCCCGAAGAGCTTACATGTCTCGAATGCAACAAAATTTGCGCCAATCGGTATCGTTTGAAGCTTCACGCAGCGCAAcatcaaaattcacaaaaatcttTCGCCTGCCCGACATgcgaaaaacgatttttaacgTCGTGCAACTTGAAAGCTCACGAAAAAACGCATTTATCTTCGGAGGAAAAGGCGGCAATGAAAACTCACGTTTGCCAGACTTGCCAAAGTGCTTTTATGTCGAAATCGCTGCTCGCCCATCACATTCGGCAGATTCACGAGAAGCGCTATACGTGCATTTGTGACATTTGCGCCCGAAGTTTCAagacaaaaatgcattttttgagtCATTACAGGCATGTGCACACAAATCCCGACCAAATTCGGGTGCAATGTCAGATTTGCGGGAAATGGGTGGCAAATGAGCAAGCCTTGAAGAAGCATGTGAGACTGAATCACGACGATCCGGGTCCGCATGTGTGTTCGGAATGCGGAAAAGAGGCGCCCACGAAGAATGCACTGATTTCGCATGAAAGGTACATGCACAAGTCGGCGAATAAGTTCAAATGTCAGTTTTGTGTGAAGTGTTTTAAGAAGCCGATTCACCTGAGGGAACATCTGACGACGCATTTGGGCGGCGTGTTGTACCGATGTGACTTTTGTGAGAAGACTTTCAACTCGGGAGCGAATTATTTCAAGCATAGGAAGCAGAAACATGCGgaagaattaaagaaaaagggaggaaaagggaaaaattgttggagtaacttgaaattttga
- the LOC134829449 gene encoding dnaJ homolog subfamily C member 2, translating to METENTVVALQTPFETRRVQCVGLNFVKYLATIHYGESGGLSTSSSEEKISDSTTEFVVDVDYLRSLDPKEWKDQDHYAVLGLKHLRNAATDDDIKRAYRKIVLKHHPDKRKAQGEEIRTDDDYFTCIIRAYETLSVPAKRRSYDSVDPEFDDTLPSQQAVEKDFYGVLGPQFELNKRWSEKRNVPLLGDDNSDRDAVEKFYDFWYNFQSWREYSYLDEEDKDKGQDREERRWIEKQNKQIRIKRKKEENSRIRALVDLAYNNDPRIVRFKKEEKEKKLAAKRAKQTAAQQQKAEEERLIREAELKKQEAEKAEQKRIEQIQKEREAQKRALKKEKKIFRDTMKANDYYAADDKEKLKNMEGIDKICELMKTLELQELNKNMATNGKEAFLKALQETEEKMEEERRRLFGPPKTAATPSANSAVKPAVNRKQLWTLENIQLLIKAVNLFPAGTVQRWEVVANFLNQHATNLGDAKFSAKEVLNKTKDMQHSDFSKSDLKAQTNQNAFESFEKNKKELKVVDNSEISVNDENAEQLANGSTAKVNGTPMVNGKKPEKTESKEEAATTTTTTVEPKTWTKEEQSLLEQAIKTYPVSTADRWDRIAECIPGRTKKECLKRVKELVDQVNAKKKAMAK from the exons ATGGAGACGGAAAATACTGTTGTGGCCTTGCAAACGCCCTTTGAAACGCGTCGCGTGCAATGCGTGGGCCTGAATTTCGTCAAGTATCTGGCGACAATCCATTATGGCGAATCGGGAGGCCTTTCGACGAGCAGCAGTGAGGAAAAAATCTCCGATAGCACGACGGAATTCGTTGTAGATGTGGATTATTTGCGTAGTTTAGACCCGAAAGAGTGGAAGGATCAAGACCATTACGCGGTTTTAGGCTTGAAACActtgag aAACGCAGCCACAGATGACGACATTAAACGAGCTTACCGAAAAATTGTGTTGAAGCACCATCCGGACAAGCGAAAAGCGCAAGGCGAGGAAATCCGCACCGATGACGATTATTTCACGTGTATTATTCGCGCGTATGAGACGCTTTCGGTGCCCGCGAAACGTCGTTCTTACGATTCGGTCGATCCGGAGTTCGATGATACGCTTCCCTCCCAACAAGCTGTCGAAAAGGACTTTTACGGCGTCCTCGGGCCACAATTCGAACTCAATAAACGCTGGAGCGAGAAACGAAACGTGCCATTGTTGGGCGATGACAACAGCGATCGTGATGCCGTCGAAAAATTCTACGATTTTTGGTACAATTTTCAGTCGTGGCGCGAATACAGCTATTTGGATGAGGAAGACAAGGACAAGGGACAAGATCGCGAGGAACGACGATGGATCGAgaagcaaaataaacaaattcgcATCAAAcggaaaaaggaagaaaattccCGGATAAGGGCTTTAGTTGATTTGGCGTACAACAACGATCCGCGAATTGTGAGATtcaaaaaggaggaaaaagagaagaaactTGCGGCAAAACGCGCGAAACAAACAGCAGCTCAGCAACAAAAAGCCGAAGAGGAACGTCTCATTCGCGAGGCAGAATTAAAGAAACAAGAGGCAGAAAAAGCGGAACAAAAACGAATTGAACAGATCCAAAAAGAGCGCGAAGCCCAAAAACGCGCTTTGAAgaaggaaaagaaaattttccgcGATACCATGAAAGCGAACGATTATTATGCCGCCGACGACAaggaaaaactcaaaaatatggAAGgcattgacaaaatttgcgaACTCATGAAGACCCTCGAATTGCAAGAACTCAACAAAAATATGGCGACAAACGGCAAAGAAGCGTTCCTGAAAGCCCTCCAAGAAACCGaggaaaaaatggaagaagagCGACGTCGGTTATTCGGTCCCCCCAAAACGGCAGCAACCCCCAGCGCTAATTCCGCCGTCAAACCAGCCGTGAATCGCAAACAACTCTGGACCCTGGAAAATATTCAGTTGCTCATCAAGGCTGTCAATCTCTTCCCCGCTGGCACAGTGCAACGCTGGGAAGTCGTCGCGAATTTCCTCAATCAGCACGCCACGAATTTGGGTGATGCCAAGTTCTCCGCCAAAGAGGTCTTGAACAAGACGAAAGACATGCAGCACAGTGACTTTTCAAAAAGCGACCTGAAAGCGCAAACGAACCAAAATGCCTTCGAGTCgttcgaaaaaaacaaaaaggagCTCAAAGTCGTGGATAATTCGGAAATTAGCGTAAACGATGAAAATGCAGAGCAATTGGCGAACGGAAGTACAGCAAAAGTTAATGGAACGCCAATGGTGAACGGAAAAAAACCCGAAAAAACAGAATCAAAAGAAGAagcagcaacgacgacgacgacgacagttGAACCCAAAACGTGGACAAAAGAGGAGCAAAGTTTGTTGGAACAAGCGATTAAAACGTATCCCGTGTCGACGGCAGATCGTTGGGACAGAATTGCCGAGTGTATTCCGGGACGAACGAAGAAAGAGTGCTTGAAACGCGTCAAGGAGCTCGTGGATCAAGTGAATGCCAAGAAGAAGGCGATGGCGAAAtaa